One part of the Humulus lupulus chromosome 9, drHumLupu1.1, whole genome shotgun sequence genome encodes these proteins:
- the LOC133799299 gene encoding GDSL esterase/lipase At1g29670-like — MKRIWVVVIALCVASMVRNDGEIIMIRCVHAQPEPEPEPEVPCFFIFGDSLSDGGNNNNLSTLAKVNYSPYGIDYPDGPTGRFTNGRTVVDILAEYMGFNESIPTFSSANKGSEMLQGVNYASGSAGILTNTGQHLGENINFRTQLKYHRIIMSRLGENLGNKKAARRHLNKCLYWVGIGNNDYINNYFSHHHYYSSSHAYSPDDFALRLIERYRTFVMRLYDYGAKKIVLVGLGRIGCTPNSVALYQTNGSTSCVDEMNEAVQHFNVKLLTLVDQLNANFTTAKFIYINSFGMDGGDPTVAVNKIGQCVPLGKPCEKRREYVFWDSFHPTEEVNMITASRIYKAFDLSDSYPMDLKKLIHLSLGHPHPPL, encoded by the exons atgaaaagaatatggGTGGTGGTGATTGCTTTGTGTGTGGCTTCAATGGTGAGAAATGATggagaaattattatgattagaTGTGTCCATGCACAGCCAGAACCAGAACCAGAACCAGAAGTGCCTTGCTTCTTCATCTTTGGTGATTCTCTATCGGACGGTGGAAACAACAACAACCTTTCAACTTTGGCAAAAGTCAACTACTCACCCTATGGAATTGACTATCCAGATGGCCCTACCGGAAGATTTACCAATGGCCGTACCGTAGTTGATATACTTG CTGAGTATATGGGTTTCAACGAGTCTattccaaccttttcttcagcTAATAAGGGCTCAGAAATGCTTCAAGGTGTGAATTATGCATCTGGGTCAGCTGGAATTCTCACAAATACTGGACAACATTTG gGTGAGAACATCAACTTTCGAACACAATTAAAGTACCACAGAATTATTATGTCACGTTTGGGTGAGAACTTAGGAAACAAAAAAGCAGCCAGAAGACACTTAAACAAGTGCTTATATTGGGTTGGAATAGGCAATAATGACTACATCAACAACTACTTCTCACATCATCACTACTACTCTTCAAGCCATGCTTACTCTCCTGACGATTTTGCCCTTCGTCTCATTGAACGATATCGTACCTTTGTCATG AGATTGTATGATTATGGGGCAAAGAAGATAGTGTTAGTGGGATTGGGAAGAATAGGGTGCACCCCTAATTCGGTGGCTTTGTACCAAACCAATGGCTCGACCTCGTGTGTAGATGAAATGAACGAAGCAGTCCAACATTTCAACGTTAAGCTTTTAACACTCGTTGATCAACTCAACGCCAATTTCACTACCGCTAAATTCATCTACATTAACTCTTTCGGAATGGATGGCGGTGATCCTACTGTCGCTG TGAACAAAATAGGGCAATGTGTTCCATTGGGAAAGCCATgtgagaagagaagagaatatgtATTTTGGGACTCATTCCATCCAACTGAGGAAGTCAACATGATCACAGCAAGTCGAATATACAAAGCTTTCGACCTTTCTGACAGCTATCCTATGGATCTCAAAAAGCTTATTCACCTTTCATTAGGCCACCCTCACCCtccactataa
- the LOC133801703 gene encoding uncharacterized protein LOC133801703, whose amino-acid sequence MLGTLVSMLCPGHYLDFADVPQQFKDQVLDRMRYYYNIDGHPQRESVLATLNKEMGERYRERKNYRHRHFKNHYAGPEDLENVLSKPPNHCTKEAWQLICEMFLSERFLARSAKNQANRRQMKYVTTQGTKSLAAKRHEYVSEDVNLIL is encoded by the exons atgttgggaaCTCTAGTTTCCATGTTGTGTCCGgggcattatttggattttgctgatgtacctcaacagtttaaggatcaagtgcttgatcgtatgagg tattactataatatagacggtcatccacaacgtgagtcagttctggcaactctcaacaaggagatgggggaaagatatcgcgagagaaagaactatagacatagacacttcaaaaatcattatgctggaccagaagatttggagaatgtcctctctaagccacctaaccattgcactaaggaggcttggcagcttatttgtgaaatgtttttgagcgaaagatttttggctcgttccgctaaaaatcaagcaaacagaagacaaatgaagtatgtaacaacacaaggcacaaagtcgttggcagctaagcgtcacgaatatgtaagtgaagatgttaatttaattttataa